A single region of the Brienomyrus brachyistius isolate T26 chromosome 10, BBRACH_0.4, whole genome shotgun sequence genome encodes:
- the lrrtm2 gene encoding leucine-rich repeat transmembrane neuronal protein 2 codes for MGFHSRWLLVGPAPAALFAISMLLCLSPVSCTTCPQKCRCEDLQFYCDTQGLLAPPDGVERGALGLSLRHNSITELSADQFYGFSQLTWLHLDHNQISTVREDAFQGLYKLKDLNLSSNRITKLPNTTFIHLINLQILDLSFNQMTALEPELFHGLRKLQILHLRSNSLRTTPVRAFWDCRSLEYLGLSNNRLRSLARNGFAGLIKLRELHLEHNQLTKINLAHFPRLVALQVLYLQWNKINNLTCGMEWTWTTLEKLDLTGNEIRTLTSDVFETLPNLKILLLDNNKLTSLDSQTLDMWHSLGTIGLSSNLWECTKRICSLATWLSIFKGRWEHSILCHSPEYAQGEEILDAVYGFQLCQNFSAPFLPTSRSPEVTSPQEATSSLFGIMQTPTQDFYAEDFGSFTTVATTTTATQPPKTVIATTTTTTVGWAAVTDDFSEIDNTVLTQRVLIGTMALLFSFFLIIFVVYISRKCCPPTLRRIRHCSAIQNRRQMRTQTRQPMADLATQVPYNEYEPSHEEGALVIINGYGQCKCQQLPYKECEV; via the exons ATGG GTTTCCATTCAAGGTGGCTACTCGTAGGACCAGCACCAGCGGCACTCTTTGCGATCAGCATGCTGCTGTGCCTGAGCCCTGTGTCATGCACAACCTGCCCCCAGAAATGCCGCTGTGAGGACCTGCAGTTTTACTGCGACACACAGGGGCTCCTGGCCCCCCCAGATGGTGTGGAAAGGGGGGCTTTGGGGCTCTCACTGCGGCACAACAGCATTACAGAACTAAGCGCTGATCAATTCTATGGCTTCAGCCAGCTCACGTGGCTCCACCTGGACCATAACCAAATAAGCACCGTGCGGGAGGATGCATTTCAGGGGCTATACAAGCTTAAGGACCTCAACTTGAGCTCCAACCGCATCACCAAGTTGCCCAACACGACCTTCATCCACCTCATTAATCTCCAGATCCTGGACCTTTCTTTCAACCAGATGACCGCTCTTGAGCCAGAGCTATTCCATGGTCTGCGCAAGCTCCAGATACTGCACCTGCGCTCCAACTCCCTGCGTACAACCCCTGTACGGGCCTTCTGGGACTGCCGCAGCTTGGAGTATTTGGGCCTTAGCAACAACAGGCTAAGAAGTCTGGCTCGCAATGGCTTTGCAGGCCTGATTAAGTTACGGGAACTCCATCTGGAGCACAATCAGTTGACCAAGATCAACTTGGCACACTTCCCCCGACTGGTTGCCCTTCAAGTCCTCTACCTTCAGTGGAACAAAATCAACAACTTAACATGTGGGATGGAGTGGACCTGGACGACTTTAGAGAAGCTAGATCTCACTGGAAATGAGATCCGCACTCTGACTTCTGATGTGTTTGAGACTCTACCCAATCTTAAGATCTTGCTGCTGGATAACAACAAACTAACAAGCCTCGACAGTCAGACCTTGGATATGTGGCACTCACTGGGAACTATTGGGCTTTCCAGCAACCTCTGGGAATGTACCAAACGGATCTGCTCACTGGCTACTTGGCTGAGCATATTCAAGGGAAGGTGGGAACACTCTATATTGTGCCACAGCCCAGAGTATGCACAGGGTGAGGAAATACTGGATGCGGTTTATGGGTTTCAGCTGTGTCAAAATTTTTCGGCGCCATTCCTGCCGACCAGCCGCTCTCCTGAGGTCACGTCACCCCAGGAAGCCACCAGCTCCCTATTTGGAATTATGCAGACACCCACGCAGGACTTCTATGCAGAGGATTTTGGAAGCTTTACTACAGTTGCTACTACCACCACTGCCACCCAACCACCCAAGACTGTCATTGcgaccaccaccacaaccacagtggggtgggcagctgtgacaGACGACTTCTCAGAGATTGACAACACAGTTCTCACCCAGAGGGTCCTTATTGGAACTATGGCCCTGTTGTTTTCATTCTTTCTCATCATTTTTGTGGTATACATCTCCAGAAAGTGTTGCCCCCCAACACTAAGACGAATCCGACATTGCTCAGCAATTCAGAATCGCCGACAGATGAGGACTCAGACACGACAGCCAATGGCAGACCTGGCCACCCAGGTGCCCTATAATGAATATGAGCCCAGCCACGAGGAGGGTGCCCTCGTCATAATTAACGGGTACGGGCAGTGTAAGTGCCAGCAACTGCCTTATAAAGAGTGTGAAGTATGA